In a genomic window of Streptococcus mitis NCTC 12261:
- a CDS encoding DNA translocase FtsK, whose translation MANKNTSKTRRRPSKAELERKEAIQRMLISLGIALLLIFAAFKLGAAGITLYNFIRLLVGSLAYLAIFGILLYLFFFKWIRKQEGLLSGFLTIFAGLLLIFEAYLVWKYGLDKSVLKGTMAQVVTDLTGFRTTSFAGGGLIGVGLYVPTAFLFSNIGTYFIGSILILVGALLVSPWSVYDIAEFCSKGFAKWREGHERRKEERFVKQEEKARQKAEEEARLEQEEAEKALLDLPPIDMETGEILTADVVPDVPPFPEEEWVEPEIILPQAELEFPEQGDNSDDEDVQVDFSAKEALEYKLPSLQLFAPDKPKDQSKEKKIVRENIKILEETFASFGIKVTVERAEIGPSVTKYEVKPAVGVRVNRISNLADDLALALAAKDVRIEAPIPGKSLVGIEVPNSEIATVSFRELWEQSQTKAENLLEIPLGKAVNGTARAFDLSKMPHLLVAGSTGSGKSVAVNGIIASILMKARPDQVKFMMVDPKMVELSVYNDIPHLLIPVVTNPRKASKALQKVVDEMENRYELFAKVGVRNIAGFNAKVEEFNAQSEYKQVPLPLIVVIVDELADLMMVASKEVEDAIIRLGQKARAAGIHMILATQRPSVDVISGLIKANVPSRVAFAVSSGTDSRTILDENGAEKLLGRGDMLFKPIDENHPVRLQGSFISDDDVERIVNFIKAQADADYDESFDPGEVSENDGEFSDGESGGDPLFEEAKALVIETQKASASMIQRRLSVGFNRATRLMEELEMAGVIGPAEGTKPRKVLQQ comes from the coding sequence ATGGCAAACAAGAATACAAGTAAAACAAGACGGAGACCGTCTAAAGCAGAACTCGAAAGAAAAGAAGCGATTCAACGAATGTTGATTTCGTTGGGAATCGCGCTTTTATTGATTTTCGCAGCCTTCAAATTAGGGGCTGCAGGTATAACCCTTTACAATTTCATTCGCTTGCTGGTGGGTAGCCTAGCTTATCTGGCAATATTTGGCATCCTGCTCTACCTCTTCTTTTTCAAGTGGATACGAAAACAGGAAGGACTCCTATCAGGCTTTTTAACCATATTTGCTGGTTTGCTCTTGATTTTCGAGGCTTACTTGGTTTGGAAATATGGTTTGGACAAGTCCGTTCTAAAAGGAACCATGGCTCAGGTTGTGACGGATTTAACTGGTTTTCGAACGACCAGTTTTGCTGGTGGAGGCTTGATTGGTGTTGGACTCTATGTGCCAACAGCCTTTCTCTTCTCAAATATCGGTACTTACTTTATTGGTTCTATCTTGATTTTAGTGGGTGCCCTCCTAGTCAGTCCTTGGTCTGTTTACGATATTGCTGAATTTTGCAGTAAAGGCTTTGCCAAATGGCGGGAAGGGCATGAGCGTCGAAAAGAGGAACGCTTTGTTAAACAAGAAGAAAAAGCTCGCCAAAAGGCTGAGGAAGAGGCTAGATTAGAACAAGAAGAGGCTGAAAAAGCCTTACTCGATTTGCCTCCTATTGATATGGAAACAGGTGAAATTCTGACAGCAGATGTTGTGCCTGACGTTCCACCTTTTCCAGAAGAAGAGTGGGTAGAACCAGAAATCATCCTGCCTCAAGCTGAACTTGAATTCCCTGAACAGGGAGATAACTCTGATGACGAAGATGTTCAGGTCGATTTTTCAGCCAAGGAAGCCCTTGAATACAAACTTCCAAGCTTACAACTCTTTGCCCCAGATAAACCAAAAGACCAGTCGAAAGAGAAGAAAATCGTTCGTGAAAACATCAAAATCCTAGAAGAAACTTTTGCTAGTTTTGGTATTAAGGTAACGGTTGAACGGGCTGAAATTGGGCCGTCAGTGACCAAGTATGAAGTCAAGCCAGCAGTCGGTGTACGGGTTAACCGCATTTCCAATCTAGCAGATGACCTCGCTCTAGCCTTGGCAGCCAAGGATGTCCGGATTGAGGCTCCAATACCTGGTAAATCCTTAGTCGGGATTGAGGTTCCTAACTCTGAGATTGCGACGGTATCCTTCCGCGAACTATGGGAACAATCTCAAACGAAAGCAGAAAATCTCTTAGAAATTCCTCTAGGAAAGGCAGTTAATGGCACCGCAAGAGCTTTTGACCTTTCCAAGATGCCCCACTTGCTAGTTGCAGGTTCAACGGGTTCAGGGAAGTCAGTAGCTGTTAACGGCATTATCGCTAGCATCCTCATGAAGGCGAGACCTGACCAAGTTAAATTTATGATGGTCGATCCCAAGATGGTTGAGTTGTCTGTTTACAATGATATTCCCCACCTCTTGATTCCAGTCGTGACCAATCCACGTAAGGCCAGCAAGGCTTTGCAAAAGGTCGTGGATGAAATGGAAAATCGTTATGAACTCTTTGCCAAGGTGGGAGTTCGGAATATTGCAGGTTTTAATGCCAAGGTAGAAGAGTTTAATGCTCAGTCTGAGTACAAGCAGGTTCCGCTACCACTCATTGTTGTAATTGTGGATGAGTTGGCTGACCTTATGATGGTAGCCAGCAAGGAAGTGGAAGATGCTATCATTCGTCTCGGACAGAAGGCGCGTGCTGCAGGTATCCACATGATTCTTGCAACCCAGCGTCCATCCGTTGACGTCATTTCTGGTCTGATCAAGGCCAATGTCCCATCTCGTGTCGCTTTCGCAGTTTCATCAGGAACAGACTCCCGTACTATTTTAGATGAAAATGGAGCTGAGAAACTGCTTGGACGTGGAGATATGCTCTTTAAACCAATTGATGAAAATCATCCAGTTCGTCTCCAAGGCTCCTTTATCTCGGATGATGATGTCGAACGTATCGTAAACTTCATTAAGGCTCAGGCTGATGCGGACTACGATGAGAGTTTTGATCCAGGTGAGGTTTCTGAAAATGACGGAGAATTTTCAGATGGTGAATCTGGTGGTGATCCGCTCTTTGAAGAAGCCAAGGCTTTGGTAATCGAAACCCAGAAAGCCAGCGCATCTATGATTCAGCGTCGTTTGTCAGTTGGATTTAACCGTGCGACCCGTCTCATGGAAGAGCTTGAGATGGCAGGTGTCATTGGTCCAGCTGAAGGTACCAAACCAAGAAAAGTTTTACAACAATAA
- a CDS encoding DUF6556 family protein, which yields MSNYRRTSKPKTEHIKKGFTVFQKTVATIGSILGLITASITIMNALDNNKNTKKEPTTSQTTTIVKEIQKESPQENTSPNKENNTSQEKTQQEETPKSSVKEEKKEEQKAATQDSSTPTPSKPATENEKQSNTPTSENKTNQ from the coding sequence ATGTCTAATTATCGTAGAACTTCAAAACCAAAAACAGAACACATCAAAAAAGGCTTTACGGTCTTTCAAAAAACTGTTGCCACTATCGGTAGTATCCTTGGCTTAATTACTGCAAGTATCACTATCATGAACGCCTTGGATAATAATAAAAATACTAAAAAAGAACCTACGACAAGCCAGACGACAACAATTGTCAAAGAAATTCAAAAGGAATCCCCTCAGGAAAACACTAGTCCCAATAAGGAAAATAACACTTCTCAAGAAAAAACACAGCAAGAGGAAACACCAAAATCTAGCGTCAAGGAAGAGAAAAAAGAAGAGCAGAAAGCAGCAACTCAGGATTCTTCTACTCCTACTCCAAGTAAACCTGCTACTGAAAATGAAAAACAGTCCAATACCCCAACTTCGGAAAATAAAACTAATCAATAA
- a CDS encoding fructose-specific PTS transporter subunit EIIC, with protein sequence MKIQDLLRKDVMLLDLQATEKTAVIDEMIKSLTDHGYVTDFETFKEGILAREALTSTGLGDGIAMPHSKNAAVKEATVLFAKSNKGVDYESLDGQSTDLFFMIAAPEGANDTHLAALAELSQYLMKDGFADKLRQVTSADQVIELFDKASEKTEEPVQAPTNDSDEFIVAVTACTTGIAHTYMAQEALQKVAAEMGVGIKVETNGASGVGNQLTAEDIRKAKAVIIAADKAVEMDRFDGKPLINRPVADGIRKTEELINLALSGDAEVYRAANGAKASTASNEKQSLGGAFYKHLMSGVSQMLPFVIGGGIMIALAFLIDGALGVPNENLGNLGSYHELASMFMKIGGAAFGLMLPVFAGYVAYSIAEKPGLVAGFVAGAIAKEGFAFGKIPYAAGGEATSTLAGVSSGFLGALVGGFIAGALVLAIKKYVKVPRSLEGAKSILLLPLLGTILTGFVMLAVNIPMAAINTAMNDFLGGLGGGSAVLLGIVLGGMMAVDMGGPVNKAAYVFGTGTLAATVSSGGSVAMAAVMAGGMVPPLAIFVATLLFKDKFTKEERNSGLTNIIMGLSFITEGAIPFGAADPARAIPSFILGSAVAGGLVGLTGIKLMAPHGGIFVIALTSNALLYLVSVLVGAIVSGVVYGYLRKPQA encoded by the coding sequence ATGAAAATTCAAGACCTATTGAGAAAAGATGTTATGTTGCTGGATTTGCAAGCAACTGAAAAAACAGCTGTCATCGACGAGATGATTAAAAGTTTGACAGACCACGGTTATGTGACAGATTTTGAAACCTTTAAAGAAGGAATTTTGGCGCGTGAAGCTCTCACTTCTACAGGTTTGGGTGATGGTATCGCAATGCCTCACAGCAAAAATGCTGCTGTCAAAGAAGCGACAGTTCTCTTTGCCAAGTCAAACAAGGGTGTTGACTACGAGAGCTTGGATGGACAATCAACTGACCTCTTCTTTATGATTGCAGCTCCAGAAGGTGCCAATGATACTCACTTGGCAGCCTTGGCAGAATTGTCTCAATACTTGATGAAAGACGGTTTTGCTGACAAACTTCGTCAAGTAACATCAGCTGACCAAGTTATCGAACTTTTTGACAAAGCTTCCGAAAAAACTGAAGAGCCTGTTCAAGCACCTACTAATGACTCTGATGAGTTTATCGTTGCTGTTACAGCTTGTACAACAGGTATTGCTCACACTTACATGGCTCAAGAAGCCCTTCAAAAAGTGGCTGCTGAAATGGGTGTTGGAATCAAGGTTGAAACCAACGGTGCTAGCGGTGTTGGAAACCAACTAACTGCTGAGGACATCCGCAAGGCTAAAGCTGTTATCATCGCTGCAGACAAGGCGGTTGAGATGGATCGTTTCGATGGCAAACCATTGATCAATCGTCCAGTTGCTGACGGGATCCGTAAAACAGAAGAATTGATTAACTTGGCTCTTTCAGGAGATGCTGAAGTCTACCGTGCTGCTAATGGAGCAAAAGCTTCGACAGCAAGCAACGAAAAACAAAGCCTTGGTGGTGCCTTCTACAAACACTTGATGAGTGGTGTATCTCAAATGTTGCCATTCGTTATAGGTGGTGGTATCATGATTGCCCTTGCCTTCTTGATTGACGGTGCTTTGGGTGTTCCAAATGAAAATCTTGGTAATCTTGGTTCCTACCATGAGCTAGCTTCTATGTTTATGAAAATTGGTGGAGCTGCCTTTGGTTTGATGCTCCCAGTCTTTGCAGGTTATGTTGCATACTCTATCGCTGAAAAACCAGGTTTGGTAGCAGGTTTCGTGGCTGGTGCTATTGCCAAAGAAGGTTTTGCCTTTGGTAAAATTCCTTATGCCGCAGGTGGTGAAGCAACTTCAACTCTTGCAGGTGTCTCATCTGGTTTCCTAGGTGCCCTTGTTGGTGGATTTATCGCAGGTGCTTTAGTTCTTGCTATCAAGAAATACGTTAAAGTTCCTCGTTCACTTGAAGGTGCAAAATCAATCCTTCTCTTGCCACTTCTTGGAACAATCTTGACTGGATTTGTCATGCTAGCTGTGAATATCCCAATGGCAGCAATCAATACTGCTATGAATGACTTCCTAGGCGGTCTTGGAGGAGGTTCAGCTGTCCTTCTTGGTATCGTCCTTGGTGGAATGATGGCTGTTGACATGGGGGGACCAGTCAACAAAGCGGCTTATGTCTTTGGTACAGGTACGCTTGCAGCAACTGTTTCTTCAGGTGGTTCTGTAGCCATGGCAGCAGTTATGGCTGGAGGAATGGTGCCACCACTTGCAATCTTTGTCGCAACTCTTCTTTTCAAAGATAAATTTACTAAAGAAGAACGCAACTCTGGTTTGACAAACATCATCATGGGCTTGTCATTTATCACTGAGGGAGCAATTCCATTTGGTGCCGCTGACCCAGCTCGTGCTATCCCAAGCTTCATCCTTGGTTCAGCAGTAGCAGGTGGACTCGTTGGTCTTACTGGTATCAAACTCATGGCGCCACACGGAGGAATCTTCGTTATTGCCCTTACTTCAAATGCTCTTCTTTACCTCGTTTCTGTCTTGGTAGGAGCAATCGTAAGTGGTGTGGTCTATGGTTACCTACGCAAACCACAAGCATAA
- the pfkB gene encoding 1-phosphofructokinase: MIYTVTLNPSIDYIVRLDQVQVGSVNRMDSDDKFAGGKGINVSRVLKRLDIPNTATGFIGGFTGKFITDTLAEEEIETCFVQVAEDTRINVKIKADQETEINGTGPNVEPAQLEELKAILSSLTAEDTVVFAGSSAKNLGNVIYKDLIALTRKTGAQVVCDFEGQTLIDSLDYQPLLVKPNNHELGAIFGVKLESLDEIENYARQLLAKGAQNVIISMAGDGALLVTSEGAYFAKPIKGTVKNSVGAGDSMVAGFTGEFVKSKDAVEAFKWGVACGTATTFSDDLATAEFIKETYEKVEVEKR, from the coding sequence ATGATTTATACAGTCACACTCAATCCATCCATTGACTATATCGTTCGTTTGGACCAAGTCCAAGTCGGTAGTGTCAATCGTATGGACAGTGATGATAAGTTTGCTGGTGGGAAAGGAATCAATGTCAGCCGTGTCTTGAAACGTTTGGATATACCAAATACAGCGACGGGATTTATCGGAGGCTTTACTGGTAAATTTATCACAGATACCCTTGCAGAGGAAGAAATCGAGACATGTTTTGTCCAAGTGGCAGAAGATACTCGTATCAATGTTAAAATCAAAGCAGACCAAGAAACAGAAATCAACGGAACCGGTCCAAATGTCGAACCAGCTCAGCTAGAAGAATTGAAAGCTATTTTATCTAGTCTGACAGCAGAAGATACGGTTGTCTTTGCGGGTTCGAGTGCTAAAAACCTAGGCAATGTTATCTACAAGGATTTGATTGCCTTGACACGCAAGACTGGTGCGCAAGTCGTTTGTGACTTTGAAGGACAGACCTTGATTGATAGTTTGGACTATCAGCCACTTTTGGTCAAACCAAATAATCACGAGCTTGGAGCTATCTTTGGAGTGAAACTCGAAAGTTTAGATGAAATCGAGAACTATGCTCGTCAGTTACTGGCCAAAGGAGCTCAAAACGTCATTATCTCCATGGCTGGCGACGGTGCCCTTCTTGTCACATCTGAGGGAGCTTACTTCGCAAAACCTATCAAGGGAACAGTCAAAAATTCAGTTGGTGCTGGTGATTCTATGGTTGCCGGATTCACAGGTGAATTTGTCAAATCAAAAGACGCAGTAGAAGCCTTCAAATGGGGAGTTGCTTGTGGAACGGCAACTACCTTCTCGGATGACTTGGCAACAGCAGAATTTATTAAAGAAACATATGAAAAAGTTGAGGTAGAAAAACGATGA